The Oryzias melastigma strain HK-1 unplaced genomic scaffold, ASM292280v2 sc00325, whole genome shotgun sequence genome contains a region encoding:
- the stx6 gene encoding syntaxin-6, with product MSMEDPFFVVKGEVQKAVNAAQSLHHRWRELLQGGSGASKEEIDWTTNELRNSLRSIEWDLEDLDETVSIVESNPKKFNLDAAELSKRKAFITSTRHMVREMKEQMSSPGTTSSDGKSKQALLGERGAQGRIWQPGSDKYSRLDHQLQSANSQFIEEQQVQQQLIADQQDEQLELVSGSINVLKNMSERIGVELDEQAEMLDDFSQEMDNTQSRLDNVMKKLAKVSHMTSDRRQWCAIGVLLAILLVVVILFFIL from the exons ATGTCAATGGAAGACCCGTTCTTCGTTGTTAAAGG GGAGGTGCAGAAGGCTGTGAACGCAGCCCAGAGCCTTCACCACCGATGGAGGGAGCTGCTGCAGGGCGGCAGCGGAGCCTCCAAAGAGGAAATCGACTGGACGACGAATGAACTCCGAAACAGCCTGCGCTCCATTGAGTGGGACCTGGAGGACCTGGATGAGACTGTCA GCATAGTAGAGTCAAACCCGAAGAAGTTTAATCTGGATGCAGCGGAGCTGTCAAAGAGGAAGGCCTTCATCACCAGCACCAGACATATGGTCAGG GAAATGAAGGAGCAGATGTCGTCTCCAGGAACGACCTCTTCAGACGGGAAGAGCAAACAG GCTCTGCTTGGTGAGCGTGGTGCTCAAGGACGCATATGGCAGCCCGGTTCAGACAAATACAGCCGGCTCGACCATCAGCTGCAGAGCGCCAACAGTCAGTTCATAGAAGAGCAGCAGGTGCAGCAGCAG CTGATCGCAGACCAGCAGGATGAACAGCTGGAACTGGTGTCTGGATCCATCAATGTTCTCAAGAACATGTCTGAGCGAATCGGAGTGGAGCTGGATGAACAGGCTGA AATGCTGGATGATTTCAGCCAAGAGATGGACAACACACAGTCCAGACTGGACAATGTCATGAAGAAACTGGCCAAGGTGTCACACATGACCAGTG ACCGCAGACAGTGGTGCGCCATCGGCGTTCTGCTAGCTATCCTTCTGGTTGTCGTCATCCTCTTCTTCAtcctttga